Within Candidatus Hydrogenedentota bacterium, the genomic segment ACGGAGGTCACCGCTCCCGCACGGCCCTCGGACTCCAAAGCACATAGCCAGCGCATGATGTCCGCAGTTTTATTGTGTTTCCTGCAACCGGATGTCGGGAAAGTAGGGGAGCTGCGGATCACGACTTCTCCGTCCATTTCGTTTCGAAAGCATCCCGAGAGCGTCGGCCATATCACTTAGGATTCCCGAGTGATCATGCACGTCCTTCGCCCGCCTCCTCGAAGGCCACACCATCGCGGATGTGGTAGATACGCTTGAATGTGGGGAGGATTTTTTCATCGTGCGTGACGACGATAATCGCCGTATGGAATTGCCGAGCCATCTGGTTCAGCAGTCGGATCACCGCCAACGCGCGTTCACTGTCCAGTGGTGCCGTTGGTTCGTCCGCGAGCACGACGGGTGGCCGATTGATAAGCGCGCGGGCGATTGCCACGCGCTGTTGCTCGCCGCCCGAAAGTTGCGAGGGCATGGCCCGGGCACGGTGCGCAACATCGAGGGATTCGAGCAATTCCATCGCACGCTGGCGCGCCGCCGCATTGGGACAACCGGCAAGCATCGGAAGCAAGGCAACGTTATCGGTTACGTCGAGAAAGGGAATCAAATAGGGCGCCTGGAAAATGAACCCCATTCTATCGCGTCGCAGTGCCCGCAGATCAGAAATCATCCACCTATCATCATAGATGACATTGTCCCCGACCCGCATGCGCCCGCTGGTGGGCTCGATGATGGCCCCAAGACACTTGAGCAGGGTGGTCTTGCCCGAACCGGATGGCCCAACCAATCCAACGACCTCGCCAGGCGCCACCACCATATCAACCCCCTTGAGCGCGTCAACCGCGGTATCGCCCTTGCCATAACGCTTCTTGAGCGACTCAATGTGAATGCCGCTGGTCTCGGGCTTTGAAGATTTCCTATCCACCGATAGCCTCCGCGGGATCGACCTTGAGCGCCGC encodes:
- a CDS encoding ABC transporter ATP-binding protein yields the protein MDRKSSKPETSGIHIESLKKRYGKGDTAVDALKGVDMVVAPGEVVGLVGPSGSGKTTLLKCLGAIIEPTSGRMRVGDNVIYDDRWMISDLRALRRDRMGFIFQAPYLIPFLDVTDNVALLPMLAGCPNAAARQRAMELLESLDVAHRARAMPSQLSGGEQQRVAIARALINRPPVVLADEPTAPLDSERALAVIRLLNQMARQFHTAIIVVTHDEKILPTFKRIYHIRDGVAFEEAGEGRA